A region of the Bacteroidota bacterium genome:
TGGCTAGGGTCGGTAACGGCTTGTGCATTCACATTTTGAAACACAGGACAAATAGGGGTATTAAATTTTGTTTTTTCAATAGCCGCTGCCAATGCCGTGCGGGCAGGCTCCATCAACGGTGAGTGGAAAGCACCACCTACTTGTAGTACCAAAGCCCGCTTAGCTCCTGCTTGTTTCATGAGTTCACAAGCTTGCTCTATACCTGCCACAGAGCCTGATATCACCAACTGCCCTGGACAATTATAATTGGCAGGAACTACGATTTCGCTTGTTACTTGTTTGCAAACTTCTTCTACTTGTTCATCTGCCAAACCTAGGATAGCAGCCATGGTAGAGGGTTGCAACTCACAAGCCATTTGCATAGCTGCTGCACGTTGTGATACAAGTAACAAAGCATTTTCAAACGCTAAACAACCATTGGCTACCAATGAGGATAACTCGCCGAGGCTATGTCCTGCAACCATATCGGGTGTAGGTTTGCTGTGGTGCGTGAGGAAGGATATCACCGAATGCAAAAACACAGCAGGTTGCGTAACCTTGGTTTGTCGGAGGGCTTCGTCGGTGCCAGTAAACATGGTATCGGTAATGGCAAACCCCAATACTTCATTGGCACGGTTAAACAATTCTTTTGCAGCGGGCGATTGTTCATATAAATCTTTGCCCATGCCTACAAACTGGGCTCCTTGCCCCGGGAATACAAATGCTTTCATTTTTTTCTTTAATATAATTTCACTGCGAAATAAAGGGTTTTTGTCGTCATTGCCATCCCGACTTATCGGAATTCAATGCGTGGCTTCGCCGCGGCGAACCGTGAATCGGAGACATGCATCGAGATTGTTTCACTACACCACGTTTCGCTTGCAATGACGTTTTCAATCACGAACCTTCACACAGTGATACATTTTACTATTAGCAAAAAATAAATAATCATTGCCACCCTCTTTTAGTTTCCAGCGTTTACGGAGTTCGGCCACATTCTCGTTAAAGTTATGCCGTGTTACATTTGCTTGTTGTAGTTTGTGTACTTTAATATATGCTGCGATGTCTTTATTTTTG
Encoded here:
- the fabD gene encoding ACP S-malonyltransferase; translated protein: MKAFVFPGQGAQFVGMGKDLYEQSPAAKELFNRANEVLGFAITDTMFTGTDEALRQTKVTQPAVFLHSVISFLTHHSKPTPDMVAGHSLGELSSLVANGCLAFENALLLVSQRAAAMQMACELQPSTMAAILGLADEQVEEVCKQVTSEIVVPANYNCPGQLVISGSVAGIEQACELMKQAGAKRALVLQVGGAFHSPLMEPARTALAAAIEKTKFNTPICPVFQNVNAQAVTDPSQIQQNLIAQLTAPVRWTQSIKAMWDAGAKEFVECGPGNVLQGLCKKIAPECITSKI